The following coding sequences are from one Sciurus carolinensis chromosome 11, mSciCar1.2, whole genome shotgun sequence window:
- the LOC124960549 gene encoding olfactory receptor 52K1, producing MSAFNVTSTHPATFLLVGIPGLEHLHIWISIPFCFAYTLALLGNCTLLFIIRTDAALHEPMYLFLAMLAAIDLVLSSTTLPKMLAIFWFRDREINFYACLVQMFFLHSFSIMESSVLLAMAFDRYVAICKPLYYTTILTRPLITKIGMAAVTRAVTLMTPLPFLLRRFHYCRGPEIAHCYCEHMAVVRLACGDTRFNNIYGIAVAMFIVVLDLLFVILSYIFILRAVLQLASQEARYKAFGTCVSHVGAILSTYTPVVISSVMHRVARRAAPHVHILLAIFYLLFPPMINPIIYGVKTKQIRDHVLSLFRRKNI from the coding sequence ATGTCAGCCTTCAATGTAACCTCAACCCATCCAGCGACCTTCTTGTTGGTGGGAATTCCTGGTTTGGAGCACCTACACATCTGGATCTCCATCCCCTTCTGTTTTGCCTATACTCTGGCTCTGCTGGGAAACTGCACCCTTCTTTTCATTATCAGGACTGATGCAGCCCTCCATGAGCCCATGTACCTCTTTCTGGCCATGTTGGCAGCCATTGATTTAGTCCTTTCTTCTACAACATTACCCAAAATGCTTGCCATCTTCTGGTTCAGGGATCGAGAGATCAACTTCTATGCCTGCCTGGTCCAGATGTTTTTTCTCCACTCCTTCTCCATCATGGAGTCATCGGTGCTGCTGGCCATGGCCTTtgaccgctacgtggccatctgtAAGCCACTGTACTATACCACGATCCTGACCAGGCCCCTAATCACCAAGATTGGCATGGCTGCTGTGACCAGGGCTGTGACACTAATGACtcctctcccctttcttctccGACGCTTCCACTACTGCCGAGGCCCAGAGATCGCCCACTGCTACTGTGAACACATGGCCGTGGTAAGGCTGGCATGTGGGGACACCCGCTTCAACAATATCTATGGCATTGCTGTGGCCATGTTTATTGTGGTGCTGGACCTGCTGTTTGTTATCTTGTCTTACATCTTCATCCTCCGGGCAGTTCTACAGCTTGCCTCTCAGGAGGCCCGCTACAAAGCATTTGGGACATGTGTGTCTCACGTAGGTGCCATCCTGTCCACATATACACCTGTGGTCATCTCTTCAGTCATGCACCGAGTAGCTCGCCGGGCTGCCCCTCATGTCCACATACTCCTGGCTATCTTCTATCTTCTTTTCCCACCCATGATTAATCCTATCATCTATGGTGTCAAGACCAAGCAGATTCGTGACCATGTACTCAGTTTATTCCGGAGAAAGAATATATAG